From the genome of Patescibacteria group bacterium, one region includes:
- a CDS encoding M23 family metallopeptidase: MLIQALFYTRLFSIFISLSLPTFAYAGIFSFVSNLFTDTAQAQVATVATSQNISLLQATISSNPTLAKGGGDIVVVSDTALLSETGPSGSMADIDEAHSDQISIYVVRPGDTLSQIAKMFRVSVNTIVWANDVTPSSLKIGQQLIILPISGTQHTIKAGDTLKSIAAKYKADIEEIKQFNNLKDGEALAVGGTLIVPDGEVATVKKVTGTTPTSKPRGTGGPSLDGYYASPLGAYVKTQGIHGYNGVDLGDPVGTPIMAAASGEVIISKNSGWNGGYGEYVVISHPNGTQTLYAHMSSDIVAQGTHVNQGQVIGFVGNTGKSTGAHLHFEVRGAKNPF, encoded by the coding sequence TTGCTAATTCAGGCCCTTTTTTATACAAGGCTGTTTAGTATTTTCATCTCTTTAAGTCTCCCAACCTTTGCGTATGCGGGGATTTTTTCTTTTGTTTCAAATTTATTTACTGACACCGCCCAAGCTCAGGTTGCTACGGTGGCAACTTCACAGAACATTTCTTTGCTTCAAGCGACTATCAGTTCCAATCCAACTCTTGCCAAAGGTGGTGGCGACATCGTGGTGGTAAGTGACACTGCGCTCCTTTCGGAAACCGGTCCATCAGGTAGTATGGCGGATATCGACGAGGCTCATTCAGACCAGATCAGCATCTATGTTGTTCGTCCAGGCGACACTCTTTCTCAGATTGCCAAGATGTTCCGCGTTTCAGTCAACACGATTGTTTGGGCTAACGATGTTACTCCAAGCAGTTTAAAAATTGGACAACAGCTTATTATTTTGCCTATTTCTGGTACTCAACACACGATCAAGGCAGGCGACACCCTAAAAAGCATTGCGGCAAAGTATAAGGCGGACATTGAAGAAATTAAGCAGTTCAACAACTTGAAAGATGGAGAAGCTTTGGCTGTTGGTGGCACTTTGATCGTTCCCGATGGTGAAGTGGCAACCGTTAAGAAAGTTACCGGTACCACTCCAACTTCCAAACCAAGAGGCACAGGAGGTCCAAGTTTGGATGGTTATTATGCCTCCCCTCTTGGCGCATACGTAAAAACTCAGGGTATACACGGATACAACGGTGTTGATTTGGGAGATCCCGTTGGCACCCCAATTATGGCTGCCGCTTCTGGAGAGGTCATCATCAGTAAAAATTCAGGTTGGAATGGAGGATATGGCGAGTATGTGGTTATTTCACATCCAAATGGTACTCAAACGTTGTATGCGCACATGTCCAGCGATATTGTTGCTCAGGGGACGCATGTTAATCAAGGTCAGGTTATTGGTTTCGTAGGGAATACGGGAAAATCAACCGGGGCACATCTTCACTTTGAAGTCCGAGGAGCCAAGAACCCGTTTTAA
- a CDS encoding UvrD-helicase domain-containing protein — translation MNNLEGLNAQQKEAVLQTEGPLLIIAGAGAGKTKTITHRILHLITQGVAPSNILAVTFTNKAAKEMRERVMKLLAEDKSLNFPVSSFDSSNNYRSQTTNLPLVCTFHALGVKILRENCRLLNIPLHFTILDKGDSMRFIKDAMDEAGVDKKSFDPAVIQNLISREKGSGITVEKFQEKIGNEYIPTVALSVWKRYEANLAKEKALDFDDLLLKTATLLRDNEAVRSHYQKTWQYIHIDEYQDTNKVQYLIAKYLAEKTKNICVVGDIDQTIYSWRGADIKNILGFEKDYPNAKMVMLEENYRSTQTILTAANRVIAKNKVRRDKNLFTKNGEGEKVGIFEAYDETDEARFVATKSRQLIENGTSPSEIAVLYRANFQGRALEEGMLSLSLPYQVLGIRFFERKEVKDIISYLKASLNEEGLSDIKRIINVPPRGLGKVTVLKIFAGQENTLPANTLKKVTAFRKILGEIREVAAKEKPSQTIKHIIRASGIEQELRNGGNDDEERLENIRELVTFATKYDVYEKPEDGILKFLEEAALASDQDEMMKGRDAIKLMTVHAAKGLEFEYVFITGLEEDLFPHKKMSAGKVDERQEEEERRLFYVALTRAKKKLYLSYASIRTIFGSKQINVPSEFVFDIDEELSEKEESFAGGGKIIYLD, via the coding sequence ATGAACAACCTCGAAGGACTAAATGCTCAACAAAAAGAAGCTGTACTTCAGACCGAAGGGCCATTACTCATCATTGCCGGAGCGGGAGCTGGCAAAACCAAGACCATCACGCACAGAATTCTTCACTTGATCACTCAAGGTGTAGCTCCCTCCAATATTCTTGCTGTAACTTTTACTAACAAAGCGGCCAAAGAGATGCGCGAGCGAGTGATGAAGCTCTTGGCGGAAGACAAAAGTCTCAATTTTCCTGTTTCGAGTTTCGATTCTTCTAACAACTACCGATCACAAACCACGAACCTTCCTCTTGTCTGCACCTTCCATGCCCTAGGCGTGAAAATTTTGCGTGAAAACTGCCGACTGCTCAACATTCCACTCCATTTCACCATTCTCGACAAAGGAGATTCCATGAGATTCATCAAAGACGCAATGGATGAGGCAGGCGTTGATAAAAAAAGCTTTGACCCGGCGGTAATCCAAAACCTCATCAGCAGAGAAAAAGGTTCGGGCATCACCGTCGAAAAATTTCAGGAAAAAATTGGCAACGAATACATCCCGACCGTGGCACTGTCAGTCTGGAAACGGTACGAAGCCAACTTGGCGAAGGAAAAAGCGCTGGACTTCGATGACCTGTTGCTCAAAACAGCCACATTACTCCGCGACAACGAGGCCGTGCGATCGCACTACCAAAAAACCTGGCAATACATTCACATCGACGAATACCAGGACACCAACAAGGTTCAGTATCTCATTGCTAAATATTTAGCTGAAAAAACCAAAAACATTTGTGTGGTGGGGGACATCGATCAGACAATTTACAGTTGGCGCGGGGCAGACATCAAAAATATTTTGGGTTTCGAAAAAGATTACCCAAACGCCAAGATGGTGATGCTCGAGGAAAATTATCGTTCAACCCAGACTATTTTAACCGCGGCCAATCGCGTCATCGCTAAAAATAAAGTGAGGAGAGACAAAAATCTATTTACTAAAAACGGCGAAGGAGAAAAAGTGGGAATTTTTGAAGCCTACGACGAAACTGACGAAGCTCGTTTTGTAGCTACCAAATCTCGGCAATTGATTGAAAATGGGACCTCGCCATCTGAAATTGCAGTCTTATATAGAGCCAATTTTCAGGGACGAGCGCTTGAAGAAGGAATGCTGAGCTTGAGCTTGCCGTATCAAGTTTTGGGAATTCGTTTCTTTGAAAGAAAGGAGGTGAAAGATATTATTTCTTACCTCAAAGCCTCTTTAAATGAAGAAGGTCTTTCTGATATCAAAAGAATTATTAATGTTCCACCGCGAGGACTCGGTAAGGTGACCGTCTTAAAAATTTTTGCTGGCCAGGAAAATACCTTGCCGGCCAATACTCTAAAAAAAGTAACGGCTTTCAGAAAAATCCTAGGGGAGATTAGGGAAGTTGCGGCTAAAGAAAAACCGTCACAAACCATTAAACACATTATCCGTGCCAGTGGCATCGAGCAAGAATTGAGAAATGGTGGAAACGACGATGAAGAGCGTTTAGAAAACATCCGGGAGCTTGTAACCTTTGCCACCAAGTACGATGTCTATGAAAAACCCGAAGATGGTATTCTAAAATTTCTTGAGGAGGCGGCGCTAGCATCGGATCAAGATGAAATGATGAAGGGAAGAGATGCCATCAAACTAATGACGGTGCATGCGGCCAAGGGATTAGAGTTTGAATATGTGTTTATCACCGGACTTGAAGAGGATTTATTTCCGCACAAAAAAATGAGTGCCGGCAAGGTTGATGAGCGACAAGAAGAGGAGGAACGCCGATTGTTTTATGTCGCTTTGACGCGAGCTAAGAAAAAATTGTATCTTTCATACGCTAGTATCCGAACGATTTTCGGTTCAAAACAAATCAATGTGCCGTCGGAATTTGTATTTGATATCGATGAAGAATTGTCAGAAAAGGAAGAATCATTTGCAGGAGGAGGTAAAATAATTTACCTGGATTAG
- the rsmA gene encoding 16S rRNA (adenine(1518)-N(6)/adenine(1519)-N(6))-dimethyltransferase RsmA has protein sequence MLYAKKSLGQNFLHSKKAISDIVLAGEIQKGETVLEAGPGTGILTEALLQAGAKVLAIEKDRRLIPVLEQKFAVEIASGNLTLIEGDILDFDSSLYPLHTTHYKLVANIPYYITGVFIRKFLETEHQPNKIVILIQKEVAERIVTRDGKESLLSLGVKAYGTPKYIATVTKGNFRPAPNVDSAILAIENISRNNFENPEQEKKLFALAKKAFGQKRKMITGTLGVSAETLSACGIEAKARPEELSLKDWLYLTKNI, from the coding sequence ATGCTTTACGCTAAAAAATCATTAGGTCAAAATTTTCTCCACTCAAAAAAAGCCATCAGCGACATCGTACTTGCTGGAGAAATACAAAAAGGGGAGACGGTGCTCGAAGCTGGGCCAGGTACAGGAATTTTAACTGAAGCTCTTCTACAAGCTGGAGCAAAAGTGTTGGCCATTGAAAAAGATCGCCGACTCATTCCAGTTCTTGAGCAAAAATTCGCCGTTGAGATTGCCTCGGGCAACCTGACCCTCATCGAAGGCGACATCTTAGATTTTGATTCTTCTCTCTACCCACTACATACTACCCACTACAAACTAGTGGCCAACATTCCCTACTACATCACCGGTGTTTTCATCCGAAAATTTTTAGAAACCGAACATCAACCAAATAAAATTGTTATTTTAATTCAAAAAGAAGTGGCGGAAAGAATCGTGACCAGAGATGGCAAAGAAAGTTTGCTTTCTTTAGGGGTTAAAGCCTACGGCACACCGAAATACATCGCCACAGTAACAAAAGGGAATTTCCGTCCGGCACCAAACGTCGACTCAGCAATCCTCGCCATTGAAAACATTTCCCGAAACAATTTTGAAAACCCCGAACAAGAAAAAAAACTTTTCGCGCTAGCCAAAAAAGCTTTCGGTCAAAAAAGAAAAATGATCACCGGCACACTCGGTGTAAGTGCAGAGACACTTTCAGCCTGTGGCATCGAGGCAAAAGCTCGGCCAGAAGAACTGAGTTTAAAAGACTGGCTTTATCTAACAAAGAATATCTAA
- a CDS encoding peptidoglycan-binding domain-containing protein — translation MISVQQQQTGSTLFFKSFLVAVSIFVLSIPVLAEEISTSSFYRNLSVGSQGADVVALQKMLNTDVETQVSGSGIASIGFETDYFGSKTFDAVKRFQWKYRDEILFPNGLSQATGFVGAATRKKLSSLQNISTQQNLPVVTSPVVPTPVQPEVTFPGTPATELITPNPETPLDKIVFDESALFAALDRVGAKQGYTKDALTFAKEQVKKEIDLNHPEKKFIEEVQKSGVEIHGLNTSSKAGPGSFLGFFKNIVGLFAPEKANALTTGLPFGARILFILPCTCSGNWLITLTPLPPEYPALLTYYMGTQMYMTYSLPFSLNAVGAYTPASTCLMIAYPSCYSLPQEGLIGGVTGSR, via the coding sequence ATGATTTCGGTACAACAACAGCAGACAGGTAGCACCCTATTTTTCAAAAGTTTTTTGGTGGCAGTATCCATTTTCGTACTCTCAATTCCAGTTTTGGCCGAGGAAATTTCCACTTCCTCCTTTTATCGAAACCTTTCAGTCGGTTCTCAGGGCGCAGATGTTGTCGCGCTTCAAAAAATGTTAAATACCGATGTTGAAACTCAAGTTTCTGGAAGCGGTATCGCTTCAATCGGTTTTGAAACCGACTATTTTGGTTCAAAAACCTTTGATGCGGTGAAGCGTTTCCAGTGGAAATATCGAGATGAAATTTTATTTCCAAACGGGCTCTCCCAGGCCACTGGTTTTGTGGGAGCCGCAACACGAAAAAAACTTTCTTCATTACAAAATATTTCTACTCAACAAAATCTTCCTGTCGTCACGTCTCCTGTGGTTCCAACTCCTGTACAACCTGAAGTTACTTTTCCAGGAACCCCTGCCACTGAACTCATTACCCCAAACCCCGAAACGCCTTTAGACAAAATTGTTTTCGATGAGTCTGCCCTTTTTGCCGCTCTTGATAGGGTTGGGGCAAAACAGGGGTATACTAAAGATGCGCTCACTTTTGCCAAGGAGCAGGTCAAAAAAGAGATCGATTTAAATCATCCAGAAAAAAAATTTATTGAGGAAGTTCAGAAAAGTGGCGTTGAAATTCACGGCTTAAACACCTCATCAAAAGCTGGCCCCGGCAGTTTCTTGGGTTTCTTTAAAAATATTGTTGGACTTTTCGCTCCCGAAAAGGCTAATGCACTAACGACGGGTCTACCCTTTGGTGCAAGAATCCTATTTATTCTCCCCTGCACTTGTAGCGGTAATTGGCTGATAACCCTAACTCCCTTGCCTCCAGAATACCCTGCGCTTTTAACATATTATATGGGTACCCAGATGTATATGACCTACAGTTTGCCATTTTCGTTAAACGCTGTTGGGGCATATACTCCAGCGTCGACGTGTCTGATGATCGCTTACCCTTCGTGCTATTCACTGCCACAGGAGGGTTTGATTGGTGGAGTGACAGGCAGTAGATAA
- a CDS encoding four helix bundle protein produces MTLSSFKELIVWQKGIELVKEIYKLTESFPKTETYGLTSQMRRSAVSIPSNIAEGYKRKNVKEYIQFLSIADGSAAELETQLIISKSIYKTNFSIAENLLEEIQKMLITMIRKLNPKP; encoded by the coding sequence ATGACATTAAGTTCATTCAAAGAATTAATTGTTTGGCAAAAAGGTATTGAGCTTGTTAAAGAGATCTACAAGTTAACGGAAAGCTTTCCGAAAACTGAAACATACGGGCTGACTAGTCAGATGAGAAGGTCCGCGGTTTCAATCCCTTCCAACATTGCTGAAGGTTATAAACGAAAAAACGTGAAGGAGTACATACAATTTTTGAGCATAGCTGATGGTTCAGCGGCCGAGCTTGAAACACAGCTAATAATTTCAAAGTCAATTTACAAAACTAATTTTTCAATAGCTGAAAATTTGTTAGAAGAAATACAGAAAATGCTCATAACGATGATTCGCAAACTAAACCCTAAACCCTAA
- a CDS encoding PrgI family protein: MRFQVPQFIEVEDKIFGPLTIKQFIYLAGGGGLCFIFYSYFKLYIAIPLMIPVIAFSVALAMYKVNNRSFILILESAFKYMVTNKLYIWKKTDRKPTHKTETAPDTLLYVPKLSDSKLKDLTWSLDINENTSLGAKESMER, translated from the coding sequence ATGAGATTCCAAGTTCCACAATTCATTGAAGTTGAAGATAAAATTTTTGGTCCCTTGACCATCAAACAATTTATCTACCTGGCTGGAGGTGGGGGATTGTGTTTTATTTTCTATTCATACTTCAAACTCTATATCGCCATACCACTCATGATACCGGTGATAGCCTTTTCTGTAGCCTTAGCGATGTACAAAGTCAACAATCGCTCTTTTATACTCATCCTTGAGTCAGCTTTCAAATATATGGTCACCAACAAACTATACATCTGGAAAAAAACCGACAGAAAACCGACACACAAAACTGAAACTGCACCCGACACACTTTTGTATGTACCCAAACTTTCCGACAGTAAACTGAAAGACTTAACGTGGAGTCTTGATATTAACGAAAATACCTCGCTCGGTGCCAAAGAGAGTATGGAGCGTTAG
- a CDS encoding GxxExxY protein, with the protein METNIRKNTKTTSPSVLYPELSYDLVGIFFDVHKELGLYGREKQYADAIELKLKLRNIPYERELAISDSGNILDFLVDRKIILELKSKRMLTPDDFRQTQHYLQETQMRLGLLVNFREKNIKPVRIVRIDTVKKLQYKNEKESQ; encoded by the coding sequence ATGGAAACGAATATACGAAAAAATACGAAAACAACCTCACCAAGTGTATTGTATCCGGAATTATCGTATGATTTGGTTGGTATTTTTTTTGATGTACACAAAGAACTCGGTTTGTACGGGAGAGAAAAACAATATGCTGATGCAATCGAGCTAAAACTCAAGCTTCGAAACATTCCTTATGAAAGGGAACTGGCGATTTCTGATAGTGGCAACATACTTGATTTTCTAGTTGATAGAAAAATAATATTGGAATTAAAATCTAAGCGGATGTTAACTCCAGATGATTTTCGCCAAACCCAACACTACTTGCAAGAAACACAAATGCGCTTGGGTTTATTAGTCAACTTCAGAGAAAAAAATATTAAGCCTGTCCGTATTGTTCGCATAGATACCGTAAAAAAGTTACAATATAAGAACGAGAAGGAAAGTCAGTAA
- a CDS encoding DUF87 domain-containing protein: MGLFDIFKKKEKLPDIASILPQEIYAAGVLELKDIIAPSALKVSPRTLNLGEKIVRTFFVISYPRFLSAGWFSPIINLDKVFDISIFIHPIDTAVVLRQFQKKVAEVQSQIATREKKGLVRDPMLDTAYHDLESLRDNLMQAQEKLFDVGLYISIYADSDAELDKIESEIKSLLESKLIYLKPALFQQEQAFRSVIPMAQDELMIHSKLNSSPLSSLFPFTSFDLTSDKGILYGINRHNSSLVLFDRFSLENYNSITFAKSGSGKSYNTKLEILRTLMFDTEVIVIDPEREYEYMAEATGGKYFTISLNSNHHINPFDLPIPREDESATDVLRSNIINLVGLFRIMLGGLSAEEDALIDRAISETYALKDITPDSDFKNIEPPLLSDFELVLAGMEGAESLVQRLSKYTRGTWAGFINRPSNIDIDSKFIVFSLRDMEDELKPVAMYIVMHYIWNAIRKNLRKRLLVIDEAWWMMKSEDTASFLLGLAKRGRKYFLGLSTITQDVDDFLKSPYGLPIITNSSIQMLLKQSPSSIDKIQKVFSLTDEEKYLLLESDVGEGIFFVGLKHVAIKVIASYTEDQIITSDPSQLLAIKKAKKELEAGQTT; the protein is encoded by the coding sequence ATGGGACTATTTGATATTTTTAAGAAAAAAGAAAAACTTCCCGACATTGCGTCAATTTTGCCACAAGAAATTTATGCTGCCGGTGTGTTGGAATTGAAAGATATCATCGCACCGTCGGCGCTCAAGGTCAGCCCACGGACGCTGAACCTGGGAGAAAAAATTGTCAGAACTTTTTTTGTGATTTCCTACCCACGATTTCTATCAGCTGGTTGGTTTTCACCGATTATCAACCTCGACAAAGTGTTTGATATTTCAATCTTCATTCATCCGATTGACACAGCGGTAGTCTTGCGACAATTCCAGAAAAAGGTAGCCGAGGTGCAAAGCCAAATTGCTACGAGAGAGAAAAAAGGGCTTGTCCGCGACCCAATGCTTGATACGGCATATCACGATCTCGAAAGTCTCCGTGATAACTTGATGCAAGCTCAAGAAAAATTGTTTGATGTCGGTCTCTATATTTCCATTTACGCCGACAGCGATGCTGAACTCGACAAAATCGAATCGGAAATAAAATCCCTACTCGAATCAAAATTAATTTATTTAAAACCGGCGCTCTTCCAACAGGAACAGGCATTTCGAAGTGTTATTCCTATGGCTCAAGATGAACTCATGATCCATTCAAAGCTAAATTCGTCTCCGCTTTCTTCGTTGTTTCCGTTTACGTCTTTCGATCTTACGTCAGACAAAGGAATTCTCTATGGCATTAACCGCCACAACTCATCACTGGTCCTTTTTGATCGTTTCAGTTTGGAAAACTATAACTCAATTACGTTCGCCAAATCTGGTTCCGGAAAAAGTTACAACACTAAATTGGAAATTTTGAGAACCTTGATGTTTGATACTGAGGTCATTGTCATCGACCCTGAACGCGAATATGAATACATGGCGGAAGCCACGGGAGGGAAGTACTTTACGATTTCGCTCAACTCAAATCATCACATCAACCCGTTTGATCTACCGATCCCGCGAGAAGATGAATCGGCCACGGATGTCCTTCGCTCAAACATCATCAACCTAGTTGGTCTTTTCAGAATTATGCTCGGCGGTCTTTCTGCCGAAGAAGACGCTTTGATTGACCGCGCCATTAGCGAAACCTATGCTCTTAAAGACATCACGCCTGACTCGGATTTTAAAAATATCGAGCCGCCTCTGCTTTCAGATTTTGAACTGGTGCTTGCCGGTATGGAAGGCGCGGAGTCTTTGGTGCAACGTTTGAGTAAATATACTCGTGGCACTTGGGCTGGTTTTATCAATAGACCTTCAAACATCGACATCGATAGTAAATTTATTGTCTTCTCTCTTCGCGATATGGAAGACGAATTGAAACCAGTCGCCATGTATATCGTCATGCACTATATCTGGAATGCAATCCGCAAAAATTTACGCAAACGTTTGCTTGTCATCGACGAGGCGTGGTGGATGATGAAATCAGAAGACACGGCATCATTTCTCCTTGGGCTCGCCAAGCGAGGACGAAAATATTTCCTCGGCCTTTCCACCATCACACAAGACGTGGACGACTTTTTGAAATCCCCTTACGGCTTGCCGATTATTACCAACTCGTCGATCCAAATGCTTCTCAAGCAGTCGCCGTCCTCAATCGATAAAATTCAAAAAGTGTTCAGCTTAACTGATGAAGAAAAATATTTATTACTCGAATCCGATGTTGGAGAGGGAATTTTCTTTGTTGGACTAAAACACGTGGCTATAAAAGTGATTGCTTCATACACCGAAGATCAGATTATCACTTCGGATCCATCACAATTACTCGCCATCAAAAAGGCGAAGAAGGAGCTTGAGGCAGGACAGACCACGTAA